The genomic stretch TACGTCGCGCTCAGTGGTGAGCATTTCGACGGGCACGACTTCGTTGCCGACGCGCTCGCGGGTGGGGCCATCGGCGCGGTGGTGTCCCGGCCGGTAGAGGCTGCGCCGCGCGAGCAACTGTACGCGGTCGAGGACACGCTCATCGCGCTCGGCGCCTTGGCAGCTTTCCGGCGCCAGGCGCTCGACGTTCCGGTAGTCGCGATCACAGGCTCCACTGGCAAGACGAGCACGAAGGACCTCGCGCGTGCCGCGATCGAAGGCGGAGCCCGAGTTCATGCGACGTCCGGCAACTTCAACAACCGGATCGGCATGCCGCTCACGCTGCTCGCGACGCCGAGCGAGGTCGACGTGGTGATTCTCGAGCTCGGCAGCAACGAGCCGGGCGAGATCGCGACGCTCGCGGCGATCGCCCAGCCGGACATCGGCGTCGTCACGACGGTCGGCGAGAGTCACCTGGAGAAGCTCGGGTCGTTTGAGGGCGTGCTGACCGAGAAGCTCGACCTCCTACGCGCGGTCGCCGGCCGCGGTACCTGCTTGGTTGGCGATGAGCCGGCGGCGCTGGTCGATGGCGCGCGCTCGATCTGCCCCTCGGTGCGGGTCGCCGGGTGGGGTGAGCGCGCCGACCCTGCGCTTCGCCCCGAACAGGTCGAGGTGGACGTATTCGGGGGCCATCGCTTCCATTGGCACGGCGAGAGCCTCGCCCTCGCATTGCCCGGACGGCATTCGGTCGCGAACGCCATGATCGCCCTGGCGATTGCGGAGCTGGTTGGCATCGCTCCGAAGGACGCAGTGCAGGGTATCGCTAGCGCCGAGCCCGGATCGTTGCGGGGTGAGGTCCGACGGATCGGGGGCCTGACCGTCCTCGTCGACTGCTACAACGCCAATCCACAGAGCGTTCGGGCGGCGCTTGACCTGTTGCGGGGCCAGTCAGCGGCATCCCGAACCGTCGCGGTGCTCGGCACCATGCTGGAGTTGGGAAAGGCCACGGCGCGGCTCCACGAAGAGCTACTCACGTTCGCGCTCGGACTCGACATCGATCTGATCGTGGCGACCGGTGCGTTCGCGGATACCGCCGCGGCCACCACCGACGCTGACCGTGTGTTGCGCGCCGACGACTGGCGGAGCGCCTATCCGTCCCTGCGGGAGCGCTTGGAGGGTGACGAAGTCGTGCTCCTGAAGGCGTCCCGTGGCGTCGCGCTCGAGGGCATCTTGCCCTCGCTCGAGCAGGACTTTGGTGCCGAGACGCCGTCGGCTACGGCGGAGGCCTGATGCTCTACCACTTCCTACCGGGCCTCTCCGACGTGCACATCGTCTTCAACGTCTTCCGCTATCTGACGTTCCGAGCCGCGGGGGCCGTGGTGACGTCGTTGCTGATCGCATTCGTCTTCGGTCCCATGGTGATTCGCCGCCTTCGGCTCGCGAGTGTCGGCCAGGTCGTGCGTGACATCGGGCCCGAGGCGCACCTCTCGAAGGCCGGAACCCCTACCATGGGCGGGGTCCTGATTATCCTGGCGGCGGTCGCTTCAACGCTGCTGTGGGCAGACCTGACCAACGTGTACGTCCTGATCGCGCTCGTCTCGCTCCTGTGGATGGGCGCCATCGGCTTCCTGGACGACTACCTCAAAGTGGTTCAGGGGAAGTCGAGGGGTCTGATCGCCCGGTACAAGATGGTCGGGCAGTGGACGTTCGGGCTTGGACTCGGCGTCTTCCTGATCCTGAACCCGATCTCGCCTCATCCATCGACCGCGACCTCGGTGCCGTTTTTCTCGGATGTGCAGGCGAACTTCTTTCCGTTCGCCTTCATCGTCTTTTCGGGGTTCGTCGTCTCGGGTACGTCGAACGCGGTGAACTTCACGGATGGCCTCGACGGGCTCGCGGCGGGACTCGCTGCGATTTCGGCCGTGACGTTCGGGATCTTCGCCTACATCGCGGGCCGTTCCGATTGGGCGAACTACCTGGGCTTCTTCGCGCTACCCGGCGCGGGTGAGCTCGCGATCTTCGCGGTCGCGCTCGCAGGTGCCGCGATCGGATTCCTGTGGTTCAACGCTCACCCAGCCGAGGTCTTCATGGGTGACACCGGTTCCCTTGCGTTGGGCGGCGCGATCGGGGTCATGGCGATCCTACTCAAGGCTGAGTTCCTGCTGGTGATCGTCGGCGGCGTCTTCGTCATGGAGATCCTCTCGGTGATCGTGCAGACAAGCTACTTCCGATACACGCGCGCCCGGTTCGGGGAGGGCAGACGCGTCTTCAGGATGGCCCCCATCCATCACCACTTCGAGAAGCTCGGTTGGCCCGAGCCGAAGGTGGTAACGCGCTTTTGGATCCTCGGAATCCTGTTCGCGATGCTCGCGTTCGGAACCCTCAAGATCAGGTGAGCGAGTATGCTGTGATCAGGCGAAGTGGAAATGGGTAATGAGCGAATTGAGTGGAGTGAGTGTGGCGATCATCGGCCTCGGAGCCAGCGGCATCGCCGCGGCCCGATTGGCCCTCGATAGAGGAGCAGACGTCTATGTCTCGGATTTGTGTACTGAACCCGCAGTTGCAGCTGGTGGAGCCGACCTGCGAACAGCAGGCGCCAGGGTCGAGATGGGAGGACACGACCTCGAGCGATTGGCGGGAGCCGATCTCGTCGTTGTCAGTCCCGGAATACTCCCCGCCGCTCCGGTGCTTCGAGCGCTCTCGGATCGTGGTGTTGGGTGGATCTCCGAGCCTGAGTTCGCCGTTCGGTTCTTCTCTGCACCACTGATCGCGGTCACGGGAACCAATGGGAAGACGACGACGACGCTCTTGGTGGGGCACCTGCTCCAGGCGGCCGGGCTCCGCGCGGCTGTGGGCGGCAATGTGGGCGGCGGGCTCGCGCCAGCGGCCTCGGAGCTCGCTCTGCTCGAGGAGTCTCCAGATTGGTACGTACTGGAAATGAGCTCCTTCCAGCTCGCCGACGTCGACACGTTTCGGCCGGACATCGGAGTGATCACGAACCTGTCACCCGACCACCTCGACCGGTACTCGAGTCTCGACGCATACTATTCCGACAAAGCACGGATCTTCAACCGTGCCGACGCGGACAGCGTCTGGGTGTTACCGGCGGGGGACGCCGCTGTCGTGTCTCTGATGGCGGAGACCCCGGGCACTCGCTTCTTCTTCGGTGAGTTGGAGAACCCGGGAACGCACGCCTTCGTCTCCCGGAGCGCGCTGACGCTTCGCACCGAAGGCCAGGCCGATGCCCTGATCCCAACGGAGGAGCTGCCGCTGCTCGGTCGTCACAACCTGGGCAACGCGCTCGCGGCAGCGATCACGGCACGGCTCGCGGGGGCGAATGCGGAGGGATTGAGGAGTGGTCTGCGGACGGCACGCCCGCTCCCCCACCGGCTCGAGCCGGTGGCCGACCGCGATGGCGTGCTCTGGGTCAACGACTCCAAGGCGACCAACGTCGCGGCGACCCGCTCCGCGCTCCAGAGCCTGGATCGGCCGGTCGTGCTGCTGGTGGGCGGCAAGGACAAGGGAGAGGACTTCTCCCGACTCGTGCCGGACGGCGCGGGCGTGCGCGCGGTCATCGCCTACGGCGCCGCCGGGTCGCGGCTCGTAAGTGAACTGTCGGGAAGCGACCTGGTCGCGGGCGGGCTCGAGAGCGCCGTGCGCCGCGCCGCCGCCATCGCACAGCCTGGCGATGTCGTCCTGCTCTCACCGGCGTGCTCGAGCTTCGACATGTTCGAGAACTACGAAGAACGAGGGCGCCTCTTCACAGCGCTCGCGAGGGGAGCTGCGTGACGGCCCGCCCCATGGACGTCGCGCCCGCCGGGCCTATCCTCCTGCCCGACTCCGGGCTCGGGCGCGGTTGGGAAGGTGTGGCGGTGATGGGGCTCACGGTGTTGCTGCTTTCCTTCGGGCTCGTGACGCTCTACAGCGCCTCATCGGTGCTGGCGATGCGACAGGGCCTACCCGACACCTACTACCTATTGAGGCAGGCTACCGGCGCGGGCGCAGGGCTTCTGGTCCTGACCGCGTGCGCGCTGACGCCCTACCGTTGGTGGCAACGTCTGTCCTGGCCGTTGCTGTGGGTGAGCGTCGCGACACTCGTCGTGCTCGTTCTCCCCGGAACCGAAGCGATTGCGCCGGAGATCAAGGGCTCGCGTCGCTGGCTGCAGGTCGGTGTTGTATCGGGGCAGCCCTCGGAGTTTGCGAAGATCGCCGTCATCGTGTGGACCGCCGCGATGGCGGTGAAGAAGGCACCGCACTTTCGGTCGCTGCGGAAGGGACTCGCGCCCTTTCTCGTGATCTGGTCGCTGGTGCTGGTCCCGATAGCGCTGCAGCCCGATCTCTCCACAGCGGTGTTGATCGGGCTGCTCGGCGTCATGATCGTCTTCGCGGCCGGAGTACGGGTCTCGCACTTTTTGCTCCTCGGGCTACTGATCGTGCCCTTCCTTCAGAAGCAACTCGCCGTGGGCTTCCGCGGCGACCGGATCGAGGCCTTCCTGAACCCGGCGGTGGATCCCTCCGGCGCGGGCTTCCAGGTCCGTCAGTCGCTCGTTGCACTTGGTTCCGGCGGCTTGACGGGCGTGGGAATAGGGGAGGGGCGGCAGAAGTTCGGATTCCTGCCAGAGGCCCACAACGACTTCATCTTCGCCATGATCGGGGAGGAGTGGGGCCTGCTCGGGGTCCTCTTCCTGGTCGCGCTCTACATGAGCATCGTGCTCGTCGGGTTCCGGATCGCGAGCCGGGCGCAGGATCTTTTCGGCGAGCTGCTGGCGCTCGGCTTCACCAACCTGATCGCGCTCCAGGCCGTGCTGCACATGTCGGTCGGCCTCGGCTTGCTGCCACCGACTGGGCTCTCGTTGCCGCTGGTCTCATGGGGACGCTCGAACTTGGTGGTTACGCTGGCCGCGATGGGCGTCCTCATTTCTGTGGCCCGTGCAGCTCCGGGCGGAAAGGCGGCCCGTGCATGAGGGCCCCGTGGTCGTCTTCTCGGGCGGCGGGACTGGGGGGCATCTCTACCCTGCGTTGGCGATCGCAGATGCGCTCAGGGCACGACGACGCGATGTCCGCGCGGTCTTCATCGGTGCCACCCGGGGCCTGGAGGCTCGAATCCTCCCGGAGCGGGGCGAACAGCACTATCTGCTCCCGGTCCGGGGAATCGATCGCACGAGGCCCATGTCGAGCTGGCGTGCCGTCCCGGCCCTGTGCTCGTCGCTCTATACCGTCACGCGGCTCTTTCGCAGCCTACGGCCGGAGGCCGTCGTGGTGACCGGTGGGTACGCGGGAACCCCTGCGGGGCTCGTCGCAGGCATGTTG from Gemmatimonadota bacterium encodes the following:
- a CDS encoding cell division protein FtsW, giving the protein MTARPMDVAPAGPILLPDSGLGRGWEGVAVMGLTVLLLSFGLVTLYSASSVLAMRQGLPDTYYLLRQATGAGAGLLVLTACALTPYRWWQRLSWPLLWVSVATLVVLVLPGTEAIAPEIKGSRRWLQVGVVSGQPSEFAKIAVIVWTAAMAVKKAPHFRSLRKGLAPFLVIWSLVLVPIALQPDLSTAVLIGLLGVMIVFAAGVRVSHFLLLGLLIVPFLQKQLAVGFRGDRIEAFLNPAVDPSGAGFQVRQSLVALGSGGLTGVGIGEGRQKFGFLPEAHNDFIFAMIGEEWGLLGVLFLVALYMSIVLVGFRIASRAQDLFGELLALGFTNLIALQAVLHMSVGLGLLPPTGLSLPLVSWGRSNLVVTLAAMGVLISVARAAPGGKAARA
- a CDS encoding UDP-N-acetylmuramoyl-tripeptide--D-alanyl-D-alanine ligase — encoded protein: MSRFVWTDGAVREALGLPAELADDGVAYSGVSTDSRLIAAGDLYVALSGEHFDGHDFVADALAGGAIGAVVSRPVEAAPREQLYAVEDTLIALGALAAFRRQALDVPVVAITGSTGKTSTKDLARAAIEGGARVHATSGNFNNRIGMPLTLLATPSEVDVVILELGSNEPGEIATLAAIAQPDIGVVTTVGESHLEKLGSFEGVLTEKLDLLRAVAGRGTCLVGDEPAALVDGARSICPSVRVAGWGERADPALRPEQVEVDVFGGHRFHWHGESLALALPGRHSVANAMIALAIAELVGIAPKDAVQGIASAEPGSLRGEVRRIGGLTVLVDCYNANPQSVRAALDLLRGQSAASRTVAVLGTMLELGKATARLHEELLTFALGLDIDLIVATGAFADTAAATTDADRVLRADDWRSAYPSLRERLEGDEVVLLKASRGVALEGILPSLEQDFGAETPSATAEA
- the murD gene encoding UDP-N-acetylmuramoyl-L-alanine--D-glutamate ligase translates to MSELSGVSVAIIGLGASGIAAARLALDRGADVYVSDLCTEPAVAAGGADLRTAGARVEMGGHDLERLAGADLVVVSPGILPAAPVLRALSDRGVGWISEPEFAVRFFSAPLIAVTGTNGKTTTTLLVGHLLQAAGLRAAVGGNVGGGLAPAASELALLEESPDWYVLEMSSFQLADVDTFRPDIGVITNLSPDHLDRYSSLDAYYSDKARIFNRADADSVWVLPAGDAAVVSLMAETPGTRFFFGELENPGTHAFVSRSALTLRTEGQADALIPTEELPLLGRHNLGNALAAAITARLAGANAEGLRSGLRTARPLPHRLEPVADRDGVLWVNDSKATNVAATRSALQSLDRPVVLLVGGKDKGEDFSRLVPDGAGVRAVIAYGAAGSRLVSELSGSDLVAGGLESAVRRAAAIAQPGDVVLLSPACSSFDMFENYEERGRLFTALARGAA
- a CDS encoding phospho-N-acetylmuramoyl-pentapeptide-transferase, whose product is MLYHFLPGLSDVHIVFNVFRYLTFRAAGAVVTSLLIAFVFGPMVIRRLRLASVGQVVRDIGPEAHLSKAGTPTMGGVLIILAAVASTLLWADLTNVYVLIALVSLLWMGAIGFLDDYLKVVQGKSRGLIARYKMVGQWTFGLGLGVFLILNPISPHPSTATSVPFFSDVQANFFPFAFIVFSGFVVSGTSNAVNFTDGLDGLAAGLAAISAVTFGIFAYIAGRSDWANYLGFFALPGAGELAIFAVALAGAAIGFLWFNAHPAEVFMGDTGSLALGGAIGVMAILLKAEFLLVIVGGVFVMEILSVIVQTSYFRYTRARFGEGRRVFRMAPIHHHFEKLGWPEPKVVTRFWILGILFAMLAFGTLKIR